One segment of Tenrec ecaudatus isolate mTenEca1 chromosome 1, mTenEca1.hap1, whole genome shotgun sequence DNA contains the following:
- the NOL7 gene encoding U3 small nucleolar RNA-associated protein NOL7 — protein MVQLRPRASRTPVSAEAMVDEGQPASEEAAEHGLLLGQPSSGAAAEPLDEDEDDDLDDEAPEELTFVSAQAEARAEERRVRETARRDKTLLKEKRKRREELFIEQKKRKLLPDDVLEKLTTTPPAGLKKSPGTFKEVTLQKKTEREKGSDSRNSKVQKVSSFGQSKSYVARRLKDQDLRDSRQQAAKAFIQNSLYGPGSQRTTVNKFLSLANKRLPVKKAAAQFLTTGWGAQKKQNAQRFKRRWMFRKKAASGKDRS, from the exons ATGGTGCAGCTCCGGCCGCGCGCGTCCCGCACCCCGGTGTCGGCGGAGGCGATGGTGGACGAGGGCCAGCCGGCCTCGGAGGAGGCGGCCGAGCATGGCCTGCTGCTGGGACAGCCGAGCAGCGGCGCGGCCGCCGAGCCCCTGGACGAGGACGAAGACGACGACTTGGACGACGAGGCCCCGGAGGAGCTGACGTTCGTCAGCGCCCAGGCGGAAGCGAGGGCCGAGGAGCGGCGAGTGCGGGAGACGGCGCGCag GGACAAAACTCTCCTGAAGGAGAAGAGGAAACGGCGCGAGGAGCTGTTCATCGAACAGAAG AAAAGAAAACTCCTTCCAGACGATGTTCTAGAGAAGTTAACCACAACTCCTCCAGCTGG cTTAAAGAAATCACCAGGAACATTCAAGGAAG TCACCttgcaaaagaaaacagaacgtGAGAAAGGAAGTGACTCCAGGAATTCCAAAGTACAAAAAGTCTCGTCTTTCGG CCAGAGTAAAAGCTACGTGGCTCGGAGGCTCAAAGACCAAGATCTAAGAGACTCCCGGCAGCAAGCAGCCAAAGCCTTCATACAAAATTCCTTGTACGGCCCAGGAAGTCAGAGAACTACTG TCAACAAGTTCCTGTCTCTGGCCAACAAGAGATTGCCTGTGAAAAAAGCCGCTGCCCAGTTCCTGACCACTGGCTGGG GAGCCCAGAAAAAACAAAATGCCCAGAGGTTCAAAAGGCGCTGGATGTTCAGAAAGAAGGCGGCATCTGGGAAAGATCGGAGCTAA